GGTGCGCCTTTGGTTGCTCAAGGTCGGACCACGATGTGCCATAGCTTAAAGGAATTCCGGAGGCGACGAGGATACTTATTGCGCAACCGCAGGGGCGACAGGACAGGACTCCCTTGGGGTGAAGGTTGCGCTATTACAGATGGGATAAAAGCGTGTCATAGTCCGCATGCGAGCCAATCCAGAACCATACAACCCCATTTTCATCGCGCTGTCCCCACCGCACGGTAACCCTTGCCGGCGCGTGCCGAGTAAACGGGAAGGCTGGAATGTATAGGCTTGAAGCGCAGACTTGGATGCCAGGGATCGCGCATGAACTGCAGGTATGCTTCTCGCGCTTGTTCTCGGACCGATTCCGGCAATTCTGCAAATGCCTTGCGAAACTTCGCCGTAGTGCGAGATTTCACAGTCTATCAGGATTAAGTGCTTCGGTCTTTCCCGCATGATCCTCCGCCATTGCTTCGGCAGCCAGCCTTGCTAAGGCATCTTAGGTACGCGCAAAAGTCTTGTCCCAGCGGGTTTCATCTTCCAGTGCTTCAAGGATCAGGGCTGCGATCGCATCTTGCTCATTGTCGGGCAAAGCCGCCACCTTTTTTACAGCATGTTCAAGTAAACTCGTCATTGTTCGTCCTCCACGTAACCATCGCATTCTAGTTAGATGAGATCCATAACAAAGATCCGCATTCCTTTCAATGCGCCAAGCGCAGACGAATTCCGAAAAGTGCTGCGCGTGGAGGAAGGGCTTTATAATTCGGTGCTCTCGACGTGGCCTGAAAGCTTCCATTCGTGGAAAACGATGCACCATACCCTGTAACATGACCGGCCCAGTATAGGCGCTTGGCATAACGTTTGATCCGCGATCATTCGCGAAACCCCATAGAAGCTTCGCAGGCGACGATGAATATGATGCTATTGTTACCCGCCTTGATCCTGGGCACTCTCGAGGGTCTCACGGAATTCCTGCCCATCTCGAGCACCGGCCATTTGATTATCGCCGGCGATCTGCTTGACTTCACCGGCGAGAGGGCAAAAACCTTCGTGATCGTCATCCAATTGGGCGCCATCCTGGCCGTATGCTGGTATTACCGCGCCAAGCTTGTCGAGGTGGCGCGCGGGATCACGCACAATGCCATCACCCAGCGTTTTCTCGGCAACCTCGCGCTGGCTTTTCTCCCCGCGGCCTTCTTGGCTGTGCTGCTGCACCGATTCATCAAAGATCACCTGTTTAATCCGATCACGGTGGCCGCGGCTTTGATCCTGGGGGGAGTCGTGATCCTTCTGGTCGAGCGCTCGAAGGGCGAGGCCAGGGTGCATGCGGTCGAGGATATGTGTTGGCCGGAGGCGCTCAAGATCGGCTGCTGCCAGGTGCTGGCCTTGATCCCCGGCACCTCGCGTTCCGGGGCGACGATCGTAGGCGGATTGGTGTTCGGCCTATCGCGGCAGGCGGCGACGGAATTTTCGTTCTTTCTCGCGATCCCGACCATGTTCGCCGCGACGTTCTATGAGAGCGTAAACAACTGGCATCTGTTACAGGACGGCGATCTATTGCTATTCGGGACTGGGTTTACCGCGGCCTTCATCTCCGGCCTCGTTGCCGTCAGGGCGTTGCTTCATTTCGTAAAAAATCATAGCTTTCGCGCCTTTGCTTATTACCGGATCGTTTTCGGAGGAGTAGTGCTTTCTTATTTTTGGTTAGTTCCAGGGAGTTGATGAATGTCAGACTACACAACGCTGGTTGAAACGCTTAACCGCTGTGCCGAACGCGCCCGCGAAGAGAATCTTACCTTGGGACAGGTGCTCGACTCCATCGAAGAAGCCGCCTTTGCGTTCATCTGCATCATCATGGTGTTGCCGTTTCTGCAACCGCTCACGCTCGGCCCCTTGTCCGTGATCGGCGGGCTCAGCTTCGCCGCCTTAGGCTGGCAGCTTTTCCGGGGTCATCCGACGCCGATGCTGCCCGAAAGAGCTAGGAATACCGTCATCGGCCACAAAACCTGGGATGTCTTAATCGGCATATGCTTGAAGATCCTGGGGCTGTGCCGGCGGTTTACCAAACCGCGTTATAGCTATTGGGTCACCGGAGAGAAAGGCCGGCAGATCAGCGGGCTCACGATCATGGCCGGCGGCTTGTTGATGGCGATACCCGCCTTCGGTCTGCCCTTCAACAACTTGATCCCCGCGCTCGCCATTTTTTTTGTGTGTGTCGCCGAGCTGGAGCAGGACGGGCTGATGGTCTTCGTGGCCTTCGGCTGGTTGATCGCCACGGTGCTCTATTTCGTCGTCGCTTTTGCGCTGGTGTGGTTCCTTGGGGAGGAGGCGCTGTCTTTCTTTAGCTAAGGAAGCTTCGCAAAAGTTACTGCGCAGCCCATCTGCTTTGCCGCGTGCTCGCTCGTCGCTCGCCTATCTACCTGATATGTCTCGCGACTCGCTCCGCGGCTTCGCGCATCTGCGCTTGCTCGCGACACTTTTGCAGAGCTTCCCTAACAGCAACGCCGCACTCCGCTCCACTTGCGCTCGACTTCGGCTTTAAAAAACTTGGCGCGTGTCATCGGCGCCGTTTCCTCGGCCGCGTGCCGGGCGCGCCAGTGGGCTAAGTAACGCTCATAGGCGTCATCTCCGCTGAGCGCGCGGAGGATCTGCCAGACTCGTTTCAAAAAGCGCATGCGGGCTGGTTATTCTTTCGAGTCCTCGCCGCTGCTGCTTTCGGCGGCTTTCCCGTATAGAAACTGACCGATGACTTGTTCGAAGACCACGGCGGATTGCGTGTCCGTGATCACATCCCCGGCTTTGAGAAATTCTTCGCTGCCCCCGGGAGCAAGGCTGATGTATTGTTCACCGAGTAACCCGGCCGTGTAGACGTTGGCGCCGGTATCCGTTGGTATCTGATTAAACTGTTTGTCGATCTGTATTATGGCAACCGCGGTGTACGATTTTGAGTCGAATTCAATGGCGTTGACGCGCCCTACGGTGACACCCGCCATCTTGACCGGCGAACGCACCTTCAGCCCGCCGATATTGTCGAACATGGCGCGGATCTCGTAGGTGCTGTCGGCGCCGAAACTGGCGAGACTCAAGTTACTTATTCGCAGGGTGAGTACCAGCAGCGACCCCAAGCCGAGCGCGACAAAGGCTCCGACGATGGTTTCGATCCATTTTGAATGCATCATGAATAGCCCTTTAGTCGAACATCAAGGCGGTGAGCACGAAATCGAGCCCCAGCACCGCGAGGCTGGAGTTTACCACGGTCCGAGTCGTCGCGCGGCTGATGCCTTGCGAGGTGGGGACCGTATCATAGCCCTCGAATACGGCAATCCAGGTGACCGCGATGCCGAAGATAAAACTCTTGATGACGCCGTTCAGGATATCGTCGTGAAAATCAACCGCCGACTGCATCTGGGACCAGAAGGCGCCCTCATCGACGCCAAGCAATCCCACGCCGACGAAGTAGCCCCCATAGACGCCGACCGCGCTGAAGATCGCCGCGAGCAAGGGCATGGCCAGGATCCCGGCGAGCAGCCTTGGCGCGACCACGCGGTGCAGCGGATCGACGGCCATCATCTCCATGGCCGCCAACTGCTCGGTGGTTTTCATGAGCCCGATCTCGGCCGCCAAGGCCGAGCCGGCGCGGCCCGCGAACAGCAGCGCCGAGACCACTGGTCCTAGCTCGCGCACCAGCGATAACGCCAGCAAGATCCCGAGCGACTCCTCGGCGCCGAAATCCACCAGGGTATTATACCCTTGCAGCCCTAGCACCATGCCGACGAAAAGCCCTGAGACCACGATGATGACCAGCGACAGTACCCCGAGCGCAAAAACCTGCGAGGTGAGTAAGCGCCAGCGATAAAGCGTGGCCGGCAACCCGCCGAGGGTGTATAGCAGAAAGATGTGTCCGCGCCCGAGGCGCTGGAAAAAGCGCAATCCGAAGCGGCCCAATGCGCGCAGTGCGCTCATCACTCGCCACCTCCCGCCAATAAATCCTCGACAATATCGCGCACCGGGTAGTGGAAGCGCACCGGGCCGTCGGGGCGAGCGTCCATGAATTGCCGTACCCATTCGGAGTCGCTGACATCGAGTTGATCCGGCGTGCCCTCACCGATGATCTTTCCGCCGGAAAGCACGTAGATGTAATCGGAGATCGATGCCGTCTCGCGCACATCGTGCGACACGATGACGCTGGTCGTGCCGAGGGCTTCATTCATCTGCTCGATGAGCCGCAACAGGACCCCCATGGAGATCGGATCCTGACCGGTAAAAGGCTCATCGTAGAGGATGATCATGGGATCGAGCGCGATCGCCCTGGCTAGGGCGACTCGGCGCGCCATGCCGCCCGAAAGCTCGCTCGGCATCAGATCGCGTGCGCCCCGTAGCCCCACCGCCTCGAGCTTCATCAGCACCAAATCGCGGACCATCGGCTCGGGCAGCCGGGTGTGCTCGCGTAAGGGGAAGGCCACGTTATCGAACACCGGGAGATCGGTTAAGAGCGCGCCGCTCTGGAACAGCATGCCCATGCGCTGGCGTAAGCTCATCAACGCTCCTCGCGATAACGCCGTGACCTCCTGCCCGTCGACCCGCACACTCCCCGATAGGGGCTTGAGCTGACCGCCGATCATGCGCAGCAGGGTGGTTTTACCGCAGCCGCTCGGTCCCATGATGGCCGTGATCTTTCCGCGCGGCATGGATAAATTGATGTGGTCGAAGATGACCCGCTCGCCACGGCGGAAACAGAGATCGCGGATGCGGACGAGAGGCTCCAGGTCTTGATTATCGTTTTGCATTGGCCTTTATGGAGACGTGAGGGCGTGATTCTCGGGAAGTCGCGGCCCAAGGTCAACCCGAGCGCCGAAATCGCCGCTGCATGGACCGAGGACTGTTAGCGCAAAAAGACGGTAGCATTGCGGCGGGCATCGCCGCGGGTCATCATTACGATCCCGCCGCGACCGGCAAGCATGAAGGTCCGAACGGTAACGGCCACCTGGGAGATCTCCCGGTTCTCACGGTGGATGAACGCGGATCGGCTACAAGCGCGGCGATTGCTATACGGCTAAGATGGAAGATCTAAAAGGACGCTCACTGATGATCCATGCGGGTGGCGATAATTATTCCGACCTGCCCGAGAAGGGGGTGGGGGCGGCGCCCGCATCGCCTGCGGCGTCATCCCGTAATCGGGCGGCGCACCGGATCCTTAAGCAGCTCGATCTTGTAGCCGTCGGGGTCTTCCACGAAGGCGAGCACGGCCGTACCCCCTTTCATCGGCCCGGCGGCGCGCACGATCTTGCCGCCGCGCCCGCGGATCGCCTCGCAAGCCGCGTACACGTCATCGACGCCGATGGCGATATGCCCGTAGGCGTTTCCCGGATCGTATCGGTTGGTGTCCCAATTGTGCGTAAGCTCTAAGACGGCCGTGTCGCGCTCCTCGCCGTAACCGAGATAGACCAAGGTAAAGCGGCCCTCGGAATAATCGGCCCGCCGCAACAGCTTCATGCCGAGGACCTCGGTATAGAATTGCAATGAGCGGCCGAGATCCCCCACTCGTAACATGATATGCAACATACGCATTCGTGACGCCTCCCAAGAATTACTCAAACGGTATCACATGGAGGTATCTAAACGGTATCACATGGAGGTATCTAAACGGAATATCGTCCTTAGTCTACTCCGTTCTCACGGGACGAAAGGAGCTGGACAAAAGGGCCGCAAAAGGGGCCAGCCTCGCAATACTTATTCACAATCCCAACTCTGCCTGCCCCTAGATGGCTTCAGCAACATCACGCTCTAGCCGCGGCCGGCCTCGGGGCCTCGCTTCGCGCCGCTGCCCCGTCATGCGCTCGATCTTGGCATGGAAGCGCTCATTGCCCAAGGGCTGACTTTGGTTCAGCGCGAGCCGTATGGCGCGGAGGGTTTCCTCATCGAGAGGGGGCCGGGACAAACCGCGGTAGGCCACTCGCCGTGCGTGGTCGCCCGCCTCCAGTGCTAAGTAGACCCGATGAGGGATTAGCAGCGGCGACACTTGTCCGAGGGCGTTGGCCCGGTAACTGGTCCAACGGTAGTGCGCCGGATCGTCCACCATCGCCGCGCGAACGGGGTTCAGTTCGATGTAGCGCATGGCGGTGAGGAGAGTGGTCTCCGCCTGGATGAGTGAGGACTTGTAGCGGCTCTCCCAGAGCGTGCCGGTACGCCGGTACTGCCGGTTGATATACTGCACGTAGCGCCGGCCCAAGGAGATGATGAGCTTCGGTACCGCCGCTGCTCTCTTGGGGGTGAGGAGCAGGTGCACGTGGTTGGGCATGAGCGCATAGGCATGTAGCGAACAGCGTGTCTCCTTCAATGCCTCACCAAGCCAGTGCAGGTACCTAAAGTAGTCTTCTTCCCCAAAGAAGCACGGCTCGCGGTGGTGACCGCGTTGCACGATGTGCAGGGGTATTCCATCGAGGTGAACACGCGGGTGGCGGGGCATGATCCCAATATATCATAAAGAAATCGAACCTGGCCCCTATAGTCCGCTGTTCCCGCACAAAGACTACCTGGAGACATCGATCTAGGCGATTCCTACCGTTCGGCGTGGGTACGGTCTTCGCCGTCCCAGTCGGCCTACTTCTCGCCATACGGCCGCCGGCCGATACGTTTTTTAGAGCCCCGCCGTTAAGCGAACGTTAAGAACGCAGTATTTTCAGTGGTGAGTTTAATGCCAGTATCTTAACTCGGAGCCGCTGCGGGCCTCGTTAATTTATAAAATTATTGACAAAACGATTGTGCACGTTTCCTGGCTAGGGTATATTGCTTGACAGGGACGCGACAAGCAGAGGCAGGGAGGGGAAGACAGCCTCATCATAACCTGTTGATTCTTAGAATACGCCGATGAGGCGAGCGGCGTGTGGCCCCAAGGGGTGTCATACCCGGCCCCAACTCGGCATTAATTAGGAGGAGGGAATATTAATGAACAAATCCATATTGTTAGGTAGTGCTTTGGCCGTCGCGCTGTCGGCTCCCGCCATGGCGGCGGACTTCCATGCCCTCAAGGGATTACAAGGAGCTAGCCTCGCGCCGCTCCAAGACGGCGTGTTGGCCGCCACGGAAGGGGGGGCGGCATGCGATTTCACAACGGCGAGCACAGATGGCGGAGGGGTTTGCCTACTTTCGGCCCTTCCGAACGCCGCGTTTTTCTCGGTTGCCAATGAGTTACCCGTAACGGCCGCGAACTTCCTACAGGTTCACGGACTCGTTGGGCCGCAGTTACCAACCCTCCCGGGAACCGTCACCCCGGCCCCGTGAGCTAATGTCCCCGGTGGGCGGCCCGGAGGGTTCGTGGCAGGTACTGTGACCGGCCAGGTGCCCTCAGGGTGCGCCCCGCTCTCGGAGAGCCCTCGTGCACAGTCGGGGGCTCTCCACTCTTCATGCACCGGAGCGGTCCCCGCAGGGGGTAGGTGGCGGGGAGGACAGCCAAGCCTGCCGATCGCTATGGAAGAAACGAGGGGGTGGTCGGCGCTGGCCGTTGTAGGTTTTAGGCCAGCGGCGATCGGATCTCTAGCGTTCTAAAGTCGTATTCGACGAACGGCAAATGCGCTCTCGCCAGCACCCCACAGCATCGTTGCCTTGTCACGGAAAAGGCCAAAGGCGTAACAGAGACGGCACGTGCCATCGCGCCCGAAAGGCAGTGCCGCATAGAGGGCTGTCGTCACCCGGCAAGAAGCACACGGCGTGGTGCTCGAGACGCCGTAGAAGTCCACCATGTCGAAGGCGTTAGCGGCCTTCGACGCGATTGAGATTGAGTTTGTCCATAAGAAACGCATTTGGAATGGTGGATCGCGTATGATAACGGTAGGGCGATTTCTCGGGTATGCGCTGAGCCTGCAGCCTTTCATAAATGGCGTGAGTGTGGCCGAAGAGGTCGCCTGGAGTGTTCCCACCAGCGCCCAGCCGACGATCGCGAAGCGTCATACCCTGAAAGAACTTCGCGACCAGTATGTCATTAAACAGCAACTGGACTACTCGTGCGGTGCGGCGGCGCTGGCTACTCTCATGGTTCATTATTATGGGGAGAATACCTCAGAAAAGGAGATCCTGAAGCTGCTTAACACCCGGCTTGAAACGATGACTAAAAAGGAGCAAGCCCGAAAGAAAAGGATTGGGTTTTCCCTCCTAGATCTCAAAATTGTGGCTCAACAGAGGGGTTATCGGGCTGCGGGCTTTAAGCTGACCATTGATCAACTGCCACAACTGCTGGCCCCTGTGATCGTTCACGTCCAGCCATTCGGCTACTATCATTTTGCCGTGCTCCGGGGAGTGGCAGGGGATCGCGTTTATTTGGCCGATCCGGCACGCGGCAATCTGCGCATGAGCATAGAGCGTTTTTTGGATGAGTGGGAAGGGGTTGTGTTTGTCCTCGGCAAGGCGGGAGAAGAGAACATCACCCATTATCCCTTAGCGTTGTCTCGAGGCACCGATTATCCTTCACTCAGGTTGCGCCAGGCAGCCTACCAGGGGGACCAAGCAGCGTCGTCCGCCGTAAACCTTGTTCTACGAGCGCGTCCTAGCGGGTTGGGGTTATAACTAACGAGACCTGGCAGGGTAGGAAAAAGCTCACCTACCCGCCCCGAGGCTCTCTCGAGGGCGCGAGCAGGAAACGAGGAAACGCGGTCAGGTCTCGACTTATTAGTTTGCGTAGGCTCGCCACGTGGGAGCCCCTCGCCGAGGAGCTCCCCGAAATAGAGGATCGGCCTCCGGAATCCGTGCATCTCTGAGATGGCGGAGCGTCGCTAATCTGCTCGATACCAGTATCCTTTCGGACCTCATCAAGCACCCCGCTGGAGCGGTAGCCCAACACATCACCGGCGTCGGCGAAGATCTGATTTACACCAGTATCGTGGTTGTGTGCGAGCTTCGCTATGGCGCGGCGAAGAAGGGATCGCCCGCCCTATCGGACAAGATTGCCCAGTTGTTGTCCACAATCGAGGTGCTACCGCTCGAAGAGGATGCAGACGAGAAGTATGCCGAGGTCCGAACCGCGTTGGAGAAGGCTGGGACACCGATCGGCGCCAACGACACGATGATCGCGGCCCACGCGTTGTCGCTCGGGCTTGCTCTGGTCACCAACAACGTAAGCCAGTTTCCAAAAGCGCCAGGACTCAACGTGGAGAACTGGCTGGCAACTTGACTCTCTAGCTCGTCACCCGCAGGAAGCGGGGTCAGGTCTATGTCGGTTGGGTTGGTTGGGTCAACCGGTCGCACGATCCCCCCATAGTTGGCGTTTGCTATAACGTTGCCACTCTTCGCTGTATGCTACGGTAACCCGTACTGACCCATACGGTGTACCCTATGAAGACGACTGTAGAGATTCCTGACACGCTGCTCGATGCGGCAAGAAAGGTGGCTGCACGCGAAGGCACAACCGTGAAGGCCCTGATCGAACGCGGCTTACGAGAGTTGCTTGTAAAGCATAAGAGCGAGCACGAGATCCGCTTGAGGAAGGCCTCCTATAAAGAAAAGAGACTACAGTCGGGCGTTCAAGAGCTAGGTTGGGGAAAACTCCGCGAGCTTGCCCTCAAAGGCCGAGGCGCGTGATTGGCGTCGACACCAATATTCTCGTCTAGGCGAATCGCGAGGATAGCGTGTGGTATGAGAGCGAACGAGTTCGGCCGCCTACGCCATCGTTCAGGATGGAATTGACGCGAAACTGATGATTTATGCAACTAACAACCAGGATAAACTAATCATGCCTGCATTGATTTGCGGTTCCATCGCCTATGACAACATCATGGTGTTCCCCGACCGCTTTAAGAACCACATTCTGCCCGCGAAGATCCATATCCTGAACGTCTCATTCATGGTGCCGGAAATGCGCCGTGAGTTCGGGGGCTGCGCGGGTAATATCGCTTACAATCTCAAGCTCCTCGGCGAAGATCCGTTGCCGGTGGCCGCGGCGGGCCGCGACTTCGGGCCCTATGCCGAGTGGATGGACCGCTGCGGGATTAGGCGCGATTTTATTCATATCCTGAGCGACACACTCACGGCGCAGGCCTTCATCACGACGGATCTGGACGATAATCAAATCACGGCCTTCCATCCGGGCGCGATGAGCCTCTCGCACCTGAATCCGGTACCGGCCGTGGAGGGGCGCTCGGTCGGCATCATTGCGCCCGACGGACGCGATGGTATGATCCAGCATGCCGGCCAATTCACCCGCATGGGCATACCCTTCGTCTTCGACCCTGGCCAGGGGATGCCGATGTTCGGTGCCGAGGATCTACGGGCCTTCATCGGGCAAGCCGCGTGGGTGACCGTGAACGATTACGAATGGCACCTGATGCAGGAACGCACCGGCCTGACCCCGGAGGAAGTTGCGGCCCGCGTCGAGGCGCTCGTCGTCACGCGCGGGGCGCAAGGCTCGCGGATCTTTACGCCTTCGGGTTGTTACGAGATCCCGCCGGCGAAAGCGCGCGCGATTGCGGACCCGACCGGCTGCGGAGACGCCTATCGCGCGGGTCTCCTATTCGGGATCCTCAACGGCCTCGATTGGGAGACAA
This portion of the Pseudomonadota bacterium genome encodes:
- a CDS encoding type II toxin-antitoxin system VapB family antitoxin, whose product is MKTTVEIPDTLLDAARKVAAREGTTVKALIERGLRELLVKHKSEHEIRLRKASYKEKRLQSGVQELGWGKLRELALKGRGA
- a CDS encoding undecaprenyl-diphosphate phosphatase, whose protein sequence is MNMMLLLPALILGTLEGLTEFLPISSTGHLIIAGDLLDFTGERAKTFVIVIQLGAILAVCWYYRAKLVEVARGITHNAITQRFLGNLALAFLPAAFLAVLLHRFIKDHLFNPITVAAALILGGVVILLVERSKGEARVHAVEDMCWPEALKIGCCQVLALIPGTSRSGATIVGGLVFGLSRQAATEFSFFLAIPTMFAATFYESVNNWHLLQDGDLLLFGTGFTAAFISGLVAVRALLHFVKNHSFRAFAYYRIVFGGVVLSYFWLVPGS
- a CDS encoding YbdD/YjiX family protein, translated to MRFLKRVWQILRALSGDDAYERYLAHWRARHAAEETAPMTRAKFFKAEVERKWSGVRRCC
- a CDS encoding type II toxin-antitoxin system VapC family toxin: MRWRSVANLLDTSILSDLIKHPAGAVAQHITGVGEDLIYTSIVVVCELRYGAAKKGSPALSDKIAQLLSTIEVLPLEEDADEKYAEVRTALEKAGTPIGANDTMIAAHALSLGLALVTNNVSQFPKAPGLNVENWLAT
- a CDS encoding C39 family peptidase — translated: MSKALAAFDAIEIEFVHKKRIWNGGSRMITVGRFLGYALSLQPFINGVSVAEEVAWSVPTSAQPTIAKRHTLKELRDQYVIKQQLDYSCGAAALATLMVHYYGENTSEKEILKLLNTRLETMTKKEQARKKRIGFSLLDLKIVAQQRGYRAAGFKLTIDQLPQLLAPVIVHVQPFGYYHFAVLRGVAGDRVYLADPARGNLRMSIERFLDEWEGVVFVLGKAGEENITHYPLALSRGTDYPSLRLRQAAYQGDQAASSAVNLVLRARPSGLGL
- a CDS encoding exopolysaccharide biosynthesis protein; amino-acid sequence: MSDYTTLVETLNRCAERAREENLTLGQVLDSIEEAAFAFICIIMVLPFLQPLTLGPLSVIGGLSFAALGWQLFRGHPTPMLPERARNTVIGHKTWDVLIGICLKILGLCRRFTKPRYSYWVTGEKGRQISGLTIMAGGLLMAIPAFGLPFNNLIPALAIFFVCVAELEQDGLMVFVAFGWLIATVLYFVVAFALVWFLGEEALSFFS
- a CDS encoding transposase, whose translation is MPRHPRVHLDGIPLHIVQRGHHREPCFFGEEDYFRYLHWLGEALKETRCSLHAYALMPNHVHLLLTPKRAAAVPKLIISLGRRYVQYINRQYRRTGTLWESRYKSSLIQAETTLLTAMRYIELNPVRAAMVDDPAHYRWTSYRANALGQVSPLLIPHRVYLALEAGDHARRVAYRGLSRPPLDEETLRAIRLALNQSQPLGNERFHAKIERMTGQRREARPRGRPRLERDVAEAI
- the mlaE gene encoding lipid asymmetry maintenance ABC transporter permease subunit MlaE, which gives rise to MMSALRALGRFGLRFFQRLGRGHIFLLYTLGGLPATLYRWRLLTSQVFALGVLSLVIIVVSGLFVGMVLGLQGYNTLVDFGAEESLGILLALSLVRELGPVVSALLFAGRAGSALAAEIGLMKTTEQLAAMEMMAVDPLHRVVAPRLLAGILAMPLLAAIFSAVGVYGGYFVGVGLLGVDEGAFWSQMQSAVDFHDDILNGVIKSFIFGIAVTWIAVFEGYDTVPTSQGISRATTRTVVNSSLAVLGLDFVLTALMFD
- the gloA gene encoding lactoylglutathione lyase, producing MRMLHIMLRVGDLGRSLQFYTEVLGMKLLRRADYSEGRFTLVYLGYGEERDTAVLELTHNWDTNRYDPGNAYGHIAIGVDDVYAACEAIRGRGGKIVRAAGPMKGGTAVLAFVEDPDGYKIELLKDPVRRPITG
- the mlaD gene encoding outer membrane lipid asymmetry maintenance protein MlaD, which gives rise to MMHSKWIETIVGAFVALGLGSLLVLTLRISNLSLASFGADSTYEIRAMFDNIGGLKVRSPVKMAGVTVGRVNAIEFDSKSYTAVAIIQIDKQFNQIPTDTGANVYTAGLLGEQYISLAPGGSEEFLKAGDVITDTQSAVVFEQVIGQFLYGKAAESSSGEDSKE
- a CDS encoding carbohydrate kinase family protein is translated as MPALICGSIAYDNIMVFPDRFKNHILPAKIHILNVSFMVPEMRREFGGCAGNIAYNLKLLGEDPLPVAAAGRDFGPYAEWMDRCGIRRDFIHILSDTLTAQAFITTDLDDNQITAFHPGAMSLSHLNPVPAVEGRSVGIIAPDGRDGMIQHAGQFTRMGIPFVFDPGQGMPMFGAEDLRAFIGQAAWVTVNDYEWHLMQERTGLTPEEVAARVEALVVTRGAQGSRIFTPSGCYEIPPAKARAIADPTGCGDAYRAGLLFGILNGLDWETTGRIASLMGAIKIECAGTQNHRVTRPEFEARYRESFGTDF
- a CDS encoding ATP-binding cassette domain-containing protein, producing MQNDNQDLEPLVRIRDLCFRRGERVIFDHINLSMPRGKITAIMGPSGCGKTTLLRMIGGQLKPLSGSVRVDGQEVTALSRGALMSLRQRMGMLFQSGALLTDLPVFDNVAFPLREHTRLPEPMVRDLVLMKLEAVGLRGARDLMPSELSGGMARRVALARAIALDPMIILYDEPFTGQDPISMGVLLRLIEQMNEALGTTSVIVSHDVRETASISDYIYVLSGGKIIGEGTPDQLDVSDSEWVRQFMDARPDGPVRFHYPVRDIVEDLLAGGGE